In the Maribacter sp. MJ134 genome, one interval contains:
- a CDS encoding succinylglutamate desuccinylase/aspartoacylase family protein: protein MDFAKENRTIIIGGERVAPGENKLLKISIDRLPTGTLIDIPVYVFNSKNPGPTLLVQAGLHGDEINGIEIVRRMLADKLYTIDKGAIVAVPILNIFGFIHFSRDVPDGKDVNRSFPGTRKGSMASRIAYHYLNEIMHQIDVAIDLHTGGNQRHNFPQIRYTHEDGLSAKLASIFNAPFTFSSKLIKGSFRNAAYLMNKPTIVFEAGESMRFDDFSIAAGIDGILRILRYFDMVKKSNEDYGGLKKTIYLGKRRWLRAPTAGMFIPKVLNGTQMQKGAILGLVSDIYGKKTKLIKAPDDGYIICINHQAVVNQGDALFHVGVALV, encoded by the coding sequence ATGGACTTCGCAAAAGAAAATAGGACAATCATAATTGGCGGGGAACGTGTAGCTCCTGGTGAGAACAAACTTTTGAAAATTAGTATTGACCGTCTACCTACAGGAACGCTCATAGACATTCCCGTTTATGTGTTCAACTCAAAAAACCCAGGCCCTACCTTGCTTGTACAAGCTGGCTTGCATGGCGATGAAATCAACGGTATAGAAATCGTAAGAAGAATGTTGGCCGATAAATTATATACCATTGACAAAGGTGCTATTGTAGCGGTGCCTATCCTGAATATTTTTGGATTTATTCATTTTTCAAGGGATGTACCGGACGGGAAAGATGTTAATCGTAGTTTTCCGGGAACCCGAAAAGGTTCCATGGCCAGTAGAATTGCCTATCATTATCTTAACGAGATCATGCATCAAATAGATGTGGCAATCGATTTACATACGGGCGGTAACCAGCGGCATAATTTTCCGCAGATTCGCTACACTCATGAAGATGGTTTAAGTGCCAAGTTGGCCTCTATCTTTAATGCACCCTTTACGTTCTCTTCTAAATTGATAAAGGGTTCTTTTCGTAATGCAGCCTATTTAATGAACAAGCCTACAATCGTCTTCGAAGCTGGTGAAAGTATGCGTTTCGACGATTTTTCCATTGCTGCCGGGATTGATGGTATTTTAAGAATCCTAAGATATTTTGATATGGTAAAGAAGTCTAACGAGGATTATGGTGGCTTGAAGAAAACCATATATTTAGGCAAGCGCAGATGGCTCAGAGCCCCTACCGCGGGAATGTTCATACCTAAGGTGCTGAACGGTACTCAAATGCAAAAGGGGGCCATTTTAGGTTTGGTATCGGATATTTACGGAAAGAAGACCAAACTCATAAAGGCCCCTGATGACGGCTACATCATTTGTATTAATCACCAAGCCGTGGTCAATCAAGGAGACGCACTGTTTCATGTAGGAGTTGCCCTAGTATAA
- a CDS encoding RimK family alpha-L-glutamate ligase has protein sequence MDIALLSVSMNVYSTKRIAEEAQKSGHYIELIDHTKCSVKLGNDQPRIYHREEDITDEFDAIIPRIGTKVTRHGVAIVKQFEMNGVFSTARSLSIARARNKVRTLQIMARKGIPIPETLFSINSDNIKEQIEILGGAPVIIKIQEGTQGLGVILAETKKSAKSIIDTFYKMDTSILMQEYVAESNGEDIRIIVVGDKIIASMKRTSELDEFRSNVHRGGSMAKVKLTAKEEYMALNASKYLGLGVAGVDLIRSKKGPLLIEVNASPGLQGIEATTGINVAQKIIKFVERNGLRKRK, from the coding sequence ATGGATATTGCCCTACTTTCTGTTAGTATGAATGTCTATTCCACAAAAAGGATCGCTGAAGAAGCTCAGAAATCCGGTCACTATATTGAACTTATAGACCATACCAAATGTTCCGTGAAATTGGGCAACGACCAGCCCAGAATTTATCACAGGGAAGAAGATATTACCGATGAGTTTGACGCTATAATCCCAAGAATTGGCACTAAAGTTACCCGACACGGGGTGGCAATAGTAAAACAGTTTGAAATGAACGGGGTCTTTAGTACAGCACGATCTTTAAGCATTGCTAGGGCCAGAAACAAGGTGAGAACCCTTCAAATAATGGCAAGAAAGGGAATACCTATTCCCGAAACGCTATTTTCTATTAATTCGGATAATATCAAGGAACAGATCGAAATTCTTGGAGGAGCTCCTGTAATTATCAAAATACAGGAAGGAACGCAAGGGCTAGGGGTCATTTTGGCAGAAACTAAAAAATCCGCAAAATCTATCATCGATACGTTCTATAAAATGGATACCAGTATTCTAATGCAGGAATATGTCGCCGAAAGTAATGGCGAGGATATTCGCATTATTGTTGTTGGGGATAAGATTATAGCGAGCATGAAAAGAACCAGCGAATTGGACGAGTTCCGTTCCAACGTTCACAGGGGAGGTAGCATGGCAAAGGTGAAGTTAACGGCAAAGGAAGAGTACATGGCCTTGAATGCATCCAAATACTTAGGCTTGGGCGTTGCAGGGGTAGATTTAATACGGTCAAAAAAAGGACCACTTTTGATTGAGGTAAACGCTTCTCCCGGGCTTCAGGGAATTGAAGCTACCACTGGTATCAATGTTGCTCAAAAAATCATAAAATTTGTAGAGAGAAATGGACTTCGCAAAAGAAAATAG
- a CDS encoding succinate dehydrogenase cytochrome b subunit has translation MSGLLKSSIARKVVMALSGLFLVFFLGQHFVINITSVIAPDTFNTWSHFMGYNPLVQYILQPILIAGVIVHFVMGIALEIKNNQARSVKYAKYNGSANASWISRNMIITGLVVLAFLGLHMYDFWVHEMAYKYIENNPEDPTRYYAETVEKFEPLVRTILYVISFGLLALHLLHGFASSFQTMGVNNKYSPAIQTFTKIYAIAIPLGFAFIAIYHHLNPITH, from the coding sequence ATGAGTGGATTGTTAAAATCTTCAATAGCCCGAAAAGTAGTGATGGCGCTTTCTGGTCTTTTTCTTGTTTTCTTTCTTGGACAACACTTCGTCATCAATATTACCTCTGTAATTGCACCGGATACTTTCAACACGTGGTCACATTTCATGGGTTATAATCCCTTAGTGCAGTACATTTTGCAGCCCATTTTAATTGCGGGGGTCATTGTACATTTTGTGATGGGAATTGCCTTAGAAATTAAAAATAACCAGGCACGCTCAGTGAAGTATGCAAAATATAATGGTAGTGCAAATGCTTCTTGGATTTCGAGAAACATGATTATCACAGGTCTCGTAGTCTTGGCCTTTTTAGGATTACACATGTATGATTTTTGGGTGCACGAGATGGCATACAAATACATAGAGAATAATCCTGAGGACCCAACGAGGTATTATGCCGAAACGGTAGAAAAATTTGAGCCTTTAGTAAGGACCATTCTATATGTAATTTCTTTTGGACTTTTGGCACTACATTTACTGCATGGTTTTGCATCTTCTTTTCAAACCATGGGGGTAAACAATAAATACTCTCCTGCAATACAAACATTCACGAAAATATATGCCATCGCAATTCCTTTGGGCTTTGCATTCATTGCCATATATCATCATCTTAACCCAATAACACATTAA
- a CDS encoding fumarate reductase/succinate dehydrogenase flavoprotein subunit, protein MGILDSNVPSGPLADKWTKHKNEIDLVNPANKRNIDIIVVGTGLAGGSAAATLAELGYNVKTFCYQDSPRRAHSIAAQGGINAAKNYQGDGDSNYRLFYDTVKGGDYRSREANVYRLAEVSGQIIDQCVAQGVPFAREYGGLLDNRSFGGVLVSRTFYAKGQTGQQLLLGAYSAMNRQINRGKIQPFNRHEMMDLVKVDGKARGIIARNLVTGEIERHSAHAVVLATGGYGNVFFLSTNAMGSNVMAAWRAHRRGAYFANPCYTQIHPTCIPVSGDHQSKLTLMSESLRNDGRIWVPARKEDAVAIREGKLKPTQLKEEDRDYYLERRYPAFGNLVPRDVASRAAKERCDAGFGVNKTGEAVYLDFDAAIMRYGKEKALTSGMKDADDKTIRALGEEVIEAKYGNLFQMYEKIVDENPYKTPMMIYPAVHYTMGGLWVDYNLQTTVEGCYAAGEANFSDHGANRLGASALMQGLADGYFVLPYTIGDYLSNDIRTGKIPTDSPEFDAAEKEVRDRMEKLMNGKGTHSVDYYHKILGKIMWNKCGMSRNAKELQEAIDEISALRKDFWENVRVPGTADSKNQELEKAGRVADFLELGELFAKDALTRNESCGGHFREEYQTPEGEALRDDKNFKFVSAWEYKGEPKDAVLHKEELKYENIELKTRSYK, encoded by the coding sequence ATGGGCATATTGGATTCTAATGTTCCTTCTGGGCCACTGGCCGATAAATGGACAAAACATAAAAATGAAATTGACCTGGTAAATCCGGCCAACAAGCGTAATATAGATATTATCGTGGTAGGCACCGGATTGGCAGGAGGTTCCGCAGCAGCAACTTTAGCGGAACTGGGTTACAACGTAAAAACATTCTGCTATCAAGATTCTCCAAGAAGAGCGCACTCCATCGCCGCTCAAGGAGGTATCAATGCCGCTAAGAATTACCAAGGAGATGGCGATAGCAATTACCGTTTATTCTATGACACGGTAAAAGGAGGAGATTACCGTTCGCGCGAAGCTAACGTATATCGTTTAGCAGAAGTATCCGGACAGATCATTGACCAATGTGTAGCACAGGGAGTTCCTTTTGCGCGAGAATATGGTGGACTATTAGATAACCGTTCTTTTGGTGGTGTTCTGGTCTCTAGAACCTTCTATGCAAAAGGGCAGACAGGACAGCAATTACTTTTGGGAGCATACTCCGCTATGAACCGTCAGATCAATAGAGGTAAAATTCAGCCTTTTAACCGTCATGAAATGATGGATTTGGTAAAGGTAGATGGTAAAGCTCGAGGAATTATTGCACGTAACCTAGTGACCGGAGAAATTGAAAGACATTCAGCACACGCGGTCGTTTTAGCGACCGGGGGTTATGGGAATGTATTTTTCCTTTCCACCAATGCCATGGGAAGTAACGTAATGGCTGCGTGGAGAGCACACCGTAGAGGCGCTTATTTTGCAAATCCTTGCTATACGCAGATACATCCTACTTGTATACCAGTTTCCGGAGATCATCAATCTAAGTTGACATTGATGTCGGAATCTTTACGAAACGACGGACGAATTTGGGTTCCGGCAAGAAAAGAAGATGCCGTAGCCATTCGTGAAGGAAAATTAAAGCCCACACAGCTTAAAGAAGAAGATAGAGATTACTACTTGGAAAGACGTTATCCTGCTTTTGGAAACTTAGTGCCAAGGGATGTTGCCTCAAGAGCGGCAAAAGAACGTTGTGATGCTGGATTTGGTGTAAATAAAACAGGCGAAGCCGTTTATTTAGATTTTGACGCCGCTATAATGCGTTACGGTAAAGAAAAGGCATTGACCTCAGGAATGAAAGATGCCGATGACAAAACCATTAGAGCTTTAGGCGAAGAGGTTATAGAAGCTAAGTATGGAAACCTTTTTCAGATGTACGAGAAAATCGTAGATGAAAACCCGTACAAAACTCCTATGATGATTTATCCTGCTGTGCATTACACCATGGGTGGACTATGGGTAGATTATAATTTACAGACTACCGTAGAAGGTTGTTATGCAGCTGGTGAAGCTAATTTTAGTGATCATGGAGCGAACCGATTGGGAGCTTCTGCCTTAATGCAAGGACTTGCCGATGGTTATTTTGTACTGCCCTACACTATTGGGGATTACCTTTCGAACGATATTAGAACTGGTAAAATACCCACTGATTCCCCAGAGTTTGATGCTGCGGAAAAAGAAGTTCGCGATAGAATGGAGAAACTAATGAACGGCAAAGGCACCCACTCTGTAGATTATTACCATAAAATATTAGGTAAGATCATGTGGAACAAATGCGGTATGTCCCGTAATGCCAAAGAACTTCAAGAAGCCATTGACGAGATTTCCGCTTTGCGTAAAGATTTCTGGGAAAACGTTCGTGTTCCAGGAACGGCAGATAGTAAAAATCAAGAGCTAGAGAAGGCCGGTCGTGTGGCAGATTTCCTAGAATTAGGGGAGTTGTTCGCCAAGGATGCGCTAACACGTAACGAATCTTGTGGAGGCCACTTTAGGGAAGAATACCAAACACCAGAGGGCGAAGCCTTGAGAGACGATAAAAACTTCAAGTTTGTCTCCGCTTGGGAATACAAAGGCGAGCCTAAAGATGCAGTACTCCACAAGGAAGAGTTGAAGTACGAAAATATTGAGTTGAAGACGCGTTCCTATAAATAA
- a CDS encoding succinate dehydrogenase/fumarate reductase iron-sulfur subunit: MKLTLKIWRQKDASSKGKMMDYTIDGIDGDMSFLEMMDVLNEDLINKGEEPVEFDHDCREGICGSCSLQINGEPHGPDRLITTCQLHMRKFNDGDTITIEPFRAKAFPVIKDLIVDRTAFDRIQQAGGYISVNTSGNTQDANSIPIDKHDADDAFYAAACIGCGACVAACKNASAMLFTSAKVSQYALLPQGKVEAVDRVQNMVRQMDLEGFGNCTNTGACEVECPKGISLENIARMNREYLSASIKG, from the coding sequence ATGAAATTAACATTGAAAATATGGCGTCAAAAAGATGCTAGTTCCAAAGGAAAAATGATGGATTATACCATTGATGGTATAGATGGAGATATGTCCTTTTTGGAAATGATGGATGTTCTTAATGAAGACCTTATAAACAAAGGTGAAGAACCTGTGGAATTTGACCACGACTGTCGTGAAGGGATTTGTGGCTCCTGTTCTTTACAGATCAATGGCGAGCCCCACGGCCCGGACCGGCTAATCACTACCTGCCAATTGCACATGCGTAAATTTAATGATGGTGATACGATAACTATTGAACCGTTCAGGGCAAAGGCATTTCCAGTGATTAAGGATTTAATCGTAGACCGTACCGCTTTTGATAGGATTCAACAAGCTGGTGGCTATATATCGGTAAATACTTCTGGAAACACGCAGGATGCCAACTCCATTCCTATAGATAAGCACGATGCAGATGATGCATTCTATGCCGCAGCATGTATTGGCTGTGGTGCTTGCGTAGCAGCTTGTAAAAATGCTAGCGCTATGCTCTTTACCTCTGCTAAAGTATCTCAATACGCACTATTACCTCAAGGAAAAGTAGAGGCCGTAGACCGTGTCCAGAATATGGTGCGCCAAATGGATTTGGAAGGTTTCGGCAATTGTACCAATACCGGTGCATGTGAAGTGGAATGTCCTAAGGGAATATCCTTAGAAAACATTGCACGTATGAACCGCGAATATTTAAGCGCTAGCATCAAAGGTTAA